The Quercus lobata isolate SW786 chromosome 9, ValleyOak3.0 Primary Assembly, whole genome shotgun sequence region AATGCAAGGGGGAAAGGatgaagagatatcttgatcaagtaaggGCGAGAATCGACGACCTAGAAGCCAAGGTCATCCAAATCCCCAGGGAAGAAAATGAGCTCGTCGACCGGCTAGCCAAAACCGCTTCAGCAGATCATATGATAACATCGGGTAATgtactttcttttgttcaactttctccactaatagaccccggTAACATGCAGGAGATATGTTCCGAAAGTAACTGGACCATACAGATAATTTCATATTTGAAGAACGGGTTACTGCCGGACGAGAAGGAGGCAGCAAGAAAGCTAAAGGTCCAGGCGGCGAGGTTCGTCTTGATAAAGGACATCCtgtacaagagaggtttctcccgtCCATATCTAAGATGCCTGGGAGCCGAAGAGGCAGACTACCTAATGAGGGAAGTACACGAAGGGATATACGGGAACCATTCTGGATCGAggtcgttggtgcacaaactggtacgagctgggttttactggccaaccatgcaaAAGGATGCCGAGTCTTACGTTAAGAGCTGTGACAAATGCCAGAGATTTAGCAATATTATTAGACAGCCAACCGAGGAGCTGACCCCGATGAtggctccatggccgttcgctcagtggggactAGACATTATGGGACCTTTCCCAATGGCGATACGACAGCTGAAGTTattggtagtgggtattgactactttacaaaatgggtagaggcggAAGTTTTGGCCACCATTACGGAgaagaacattagaagttttgtctggaggtgcatcatatgcaggtttggtattcctagagtccttgtctcagATAACGGGAGGCAGTTTGACAATGACTACTTCCGGGATTTTTGCTCCCAGCtgggaataaaaaaccactactcatcacccgcccatcctcaggctaatggccaggTTAAAGTCACGAATCAATCCCTGCttaaaattatcaagactcggctcaagggggcaaagagcatatggcctgaagaattgccaagcatactatgagcatacaggacaacggcgaggacCCCAACGGGAGAGACGCCATTCCGACTAACGTACGAGAGCGAGGCGGTCATCCCggcagaagttgggctcacaagttacagggttcacaaccatgacgagAGCAGGAATGACGAAACAATGcggctacagctggacctgatagacGAGGTTAGGTTAGCGGCGGAGTAAAGGCTCGCTAGATACCAGGATCGTATGGCCAGACACTACAACTctcgggtccgacacagagacttccaagtaggagacctcGTACTCAGGAAGGTTATGGGTGCaactagagaccctacacagggaaagctcagccccaattgggaaggaccttaccgagttACGTCATGACAATGGAAAGGAACCTACCACCTGGAGACGACAGATGGAAAGAAGCTGCCACATCCATGGAATGCCGAGCACTTGAGAAAGTACTACCAGTAATAGTAACACGGTGAACAGCAACGAACCCCCGATTGACCAGTTtatcttaagttttttaattattagttttttttcaactattttttGCTACAATCTAGTCGTGCCTTTTtaaagcccaagggggcaggcacttttccCTTATGCATTTCTATTAAGAATAATAATCAGatacaattttgattttctacatggatttgttattattattattgtccacaagatggacggatcatcctacAAGGATGACGACTTGAAGTCCGAAATAGACGGATACAAAataagtccacaagatggacggatcatcccacgAGGGTGACGAGTatagtccaaaatggacggatataaAACatgtccataaaatggacggaCCATCCCACGAGGATGACGATTGGAAGTCGAAAATGGACGAATCCAAAATAAGTcaacaaagtggacggatcaccctaCAAGGGTGACGAGTATAGTCCCAACTGGACGAATATAAAAgcaagtccacaagatggacggatcatcctacgAGGGTGACAACTTGAAGTCCAAAAGGGACGGATACAAAataagtccacaagatggacggatcatcccacgAGGGTGACAAGTgtagtccaaaatggacggatataaAACatgtccataaaatggacggaCCATCCCACGAGGATGACGATtggaagtccaaaatggacgaaTCCAAaataagtccacaaagtggacggattaCCCTACAAGGGTGACGAGTTTAGTCCCAACTGGACGAATATAAAAGCAAGTCCAAAAAATGGACGgatgaaaatttaattattaactaGGACGGATCATCCCACGAGGGTGACGAGTATAGTCCAAAAGGGACGGATATAAAACATGTCCACCAAATGGACGGACCATCCCACGAGGATGACGACCGAAAGTAATGGACGAATCCAAaataagtccacaaagtggacggatcatcctacgAGGGTGACGAAGTATAGTCCAAACTGGACGAATATAAAAGCAAGTCCAAAAAATGGACGgatgaaaatttaattattaactaGGACGGGTTTCCAAAGAATAAATTCTTAGGCCAAAAAATATACCTATACATGCCGGACCCAATGATGACAAATAATTGGACGGGTGTAAATAGGTCCCACAATGACAGAATTCAAGCgcaaaattagaaaattcaacatGTAAAACAAAGTGAACGGATGCATTCGACAAAAAATAGGCCCTTAAAAGGCAATGTTTACATATCATCAGCCAACGGATGAAAATTGTTCCccaagaacataaaaaaaaataaaaaaaaataaaaaactagccACTGAACTTTGTTCTCATTAACGTCGGACTGAGGAATCGTCTCTGTATCAGGCTGAGGTGCAACTTTCGCTGGTGCTGACTCCCCGTCACCAAGGGCATCGTCATCAGCAAAGAGGTCATCTGTATCCTCTGAAGCAGCAGGTAAGACGGATGTCTGAGCTGGGTCTTTAATCTTGAACTTGGAAATGTCCAAATCCGGATAAGCTTGCTTGACCTGATGGATGGCATCCATGAAACCTTGATGGAAGGAGTCTCCTAGCTTAGTAATCAGGGCGTCGGAGTCACGGTACTCACGAACCGCGACGTCCTTAGCCTGACGGACTTCATTTTTCAGATCTTCTATCTCCTTGTCCTTGCTCTCTAAAGTCTTCTTCGCCTCTTCCGTCACCTGTTCAAGGTTTTTCCTTGCCTTCTCGGAAAGTTCAAGCTTTCTCTCCATCTTGGGTTTCCAGTTTCGTAACTGAAGTAGCTCTTCCTCCGTCTGCTCCGCTTTCACCCGTACGCGATCCAGGGCTGTCTTATGGCTGAGGCATCGTCCTATCAACCCCTTCATCATGaccattgcctaaaaaataataacaatgataGTTATGAAACGAACTGTGGGCAAAAAAGATGTAATTTGCATTCTTAAAGTAGACGGGCTGTCTTACTTGTGTAATTGCAAAAAGGCCTGTCTCACCCATGGCCTCCGTCGAATGGTTGCCTAGGTCTTCATAATCCTCCGCCGACATGATGGAGGAAATCTGTTCTAAGGCGTGCTTAGAATCCTCTCGAAGAAGGACGAGCGGCTTCTCTTGATCCTTCAACGGCCCCTTCATGAGGCCTTTGCCGACCCTGTGCTTGATTGGAGTGGCCGTCTTTGGAGGCTCCGCCATAAGTCCCACGACGGGTTCCAAGGACACTTTGGCCTTCTTAGCCTGACGATCCACTTTGGGTTATGTTTTCCTCTTGGCAGACAGATTGCTTGGGCCCATCACAGAGGGAGCAACATCACCGGTCTTCTCTGCAGCTTTGGATCTAATCAAAGCTCTCCTCTtggcgtcgtccatttctgAAATGTGGACGAGAATATTAGTTTCATAATAAGATACGTAACTTATCAAGAAAAGGACGATGAACTTACGCCTTCTAATCTGTGCCTCGTACTTGACGGCTGCTGGTGTTGGTTCTGGtccgtcacaataccaatgaATGGTTTTAAGTGTCACCAACTTCGCCCAAGTCCTTTCCTCCGTTTGGGTCTTTGAGAAGATTTTCTCAAGGAAGGTGAACTCCTTAATATCGACTTGAGGGCATCGTCTAActgcaaagaaaaaaggatGGTTAGATTGTTTTAAACatacataaagaaataaagttaaaatttcGAGGACGGTCCATACTAGACGGGTGTAATATGCCCCAAGTAGTGTCGACGGGCATGTAATCCGTGTCCCCTGGACGACACATCCAGCTGTCACCCTCTAGGAAGAAGTAACGGCTCTTCCAATCCCTATTTGAGTCCGGCGTGTCATAGATGACCTTCAATAGCGAACTCCTGGGGACGAAGCTATATATTCCCCTAGACTTATCGATTTCGTTCGGACGGTAGCAATGTAGGAACTCCCTAACCGTCAGCCTCTTGGCACTGTCGGACATTGCGCCGTACAAAATCTTCAtcgctatgaagaccctccatgCATTAGGGGAAATCTGGTTCACGGATAATCCCAAATATCGGAGGAGCTCACGATGAAGCGAACTCAATGGGAACCTGAGTCCGGCCTTCAACATTTGCTCATATACCCTGACACCTTCTACCCCTTCATAATAACATCTCTCTGATTTATAGGGTAGACGGATGGAAATATTGTCTGGAATTTGATAGTTATCCCTAAATGTCTTAAAGTGCTTTTCTTTGATGACAGACGAGAAGTAATTCACCGTCCACTCTGGTATCATGACgaactccctaagtccatcaGCATCGACGACGAATCTAACAATCTGTTCCTCACCGTCATCGAGGCCCTCGTCTTGTTCAACCACCTTCGTATCCTCATATGTTGAGGACGAGGAGGAGGATGACGGACTCCTATCATCACCAGGACTATCTTGTTCTCTATGACCGGACGGATATACTTCCTCGTAATCCAGCCCGTCACGAATAACCGACTGATTACtggacgcactagacatttcctacactAAACGACAAGAGCCTAAGACTTTGACGGGTCTATATGTCCATAACGGGTGTGGattgtaattaaaattaaaacaagattGGCTTGGAAAAGAACACTTACCAATTTTATGAACGAAACAAGGAAGTATAGCACTAACGATCGAAGCAACTGGTCGGTTCAACCCCTGACAAACCGTGACGGGTATGCTCTGACAAGTGTGACGGATAAACTCTGACAGGTtaatttttgctgaaattggaGAAATGAAAGGGAAGACTCCATTATTTATAAGGGAGATGCACGGAagtcgaagcgtcgcttcgatCCGAGAtaaaacccaatcaaattaCGACACGTGTCATCATCATTAATGACTTTAGTACAGCCTGTCTGTAGTTGGTATGGTCGACGGTCTCCTCGTTTTCACCGTCATCCTAACTTTCATGAATCCGTCAACTCATTAACTATAACCTTCAAACTTGCTTTTTTGTCTTATTGGTCTCATTCCGTCATAAAAAAAGTATCCGTCACGCCCTTACCTTATGGTCGTCACCCCATGGCTCCTTTGTCCTAGGATGACGGACCcttggggtgaagggggcaactgaagtgGATAAAATATAAGCCTGACGGGCCTATGGTAATGGGCCTGCCGAATAGGAACTGTTGGGCCGATGTAAAGATGATCCAACGCTCATTGAAGGCCCATCGCTGAAGGACACAGTAAGGGCCCATGATCTGAGATCTCAATTGCTCATTGCCTAGAAACGCCCTAGAATCCCAATATGGAAATCCGAGCACAAGGGTAATTCTAGAAGACACGCACGCTGAAAGTAGATCTCCTCTATAAGGAAAACCTTGCTCACCATGCTCAGAAAGACTTGAAGTAGAGTCCCATatggaaaagacttctacaccaAGAAGGAAAAGCCGACCCTCTACTATTATAAAAGCCCTAATACCCTCGTGAATCAaagtacgcataatttaccctctctagcactctagagttgtgagaatagttctaacatGACCTTTGGagagtatttggccggcaccacactggtgctctctaaggttttctttcgattatttttgttgtgcaggttcgctttgagtcgcgagtgctatgtgacctattggtgatattttcggcatcatcagtgtAGATTCGAGTTTGGTGTCAAAAGTAGTAGAGGCCATTTGTATTGTTCTCTTTTCAGGTAGTAGTTCCTGTAGAGGTGCCTGTCTATAGTTTGTTGGACTCAGTAGTTAGtaccatatatatattgttttttcagTCTCTGTCCACTACatttggaatatatatatatataaatgacagtatttttagttatctatattgttctttttattctttatgaTTTCGCTCTGCCTTTTAAATAGGAAAATGATAAAGCAAGATTAACTAATTTTAGTTTGCATTTGTGACATTTATTATGGCaagatcttttattttattttatttatttggtgctaaaaagagagagagttataaAACATCAAATTACGACACCAAAGTAGGTACTGCTAATAGCCCACTTTACCAGAGAAAATGATTGAAGCTTTCTTGTCCGCCCTTTTATGGATCTAGTCAAGGTTGGACTGGAAGAACAAGATTCTCAATCTGAATTGGTTCTATTGATTCCATctcaaatagttttttttttcataggatGATTCCTTATCA contains the following coding sequences:
- the LOC115958885 gene encoding uncharacterized protein LOC115958885 encodes the protein MAEPPKTATPIKHRVGKGLMKGPLKDQEKPLVLLREDSKHALEQISSIMSAEDYEDLGNHSTEAMGETGLFAITQAMVMMKGLIGRCLSHKTALDRVRVKAEQTEEELLQLRNWKPKMERKLELSEKARKNLEQVTEEAKKTLESKDKEIEDLKNEVRQAKDVAVREYRDSDALITKLGDSFHQGFMDAIHQVKQAYPDLDISKFKIKDPAQTSVLPAASEDTDDLFADDDALGDGESAPAKVAPQPDTETIPQSDVNENKVQWLVFYFFLFFFMFLGNNFHPLADDM